The Etheostoma cragini isolate CJK2018 chromosome 15, CSU_Ecrag_1.0, whole genome shotgun sequence genome window below encodes:
- the LOC117957838 gene encoding retinoic acid-induced protein 3 has protein sequence MAFLPDKHKSLSPILPLLLLFYVPLTCLSQSTNSSSINATTNPPITTSGGPFLKGVPGCGTELDPIYRYLCDRRAAWGIVVETLATSGFLFSIVLLIALLFWSLCICISSRNQRSSIGGTVACMSMYLLATAGIFAISFSFIIRLTPQTCPTRLFLFSVLFSLAFSCLLARCLALLGFAAARGWGQPAMALGLSTVQVIISTQWLIVVLVRDEKPCEYSQEEYVMMQIYVLCLLAIGLILALHYLHRSCSTYSYSYTGAIRQQSQTQATLLFLTLLLSVCIWVVWITMLIRGNPELGRRPQWDDPVLSIALVANGWVLLMGHGLAQMAFFCRGEARSKDIPLSFVGWTSPSADIPGLASPKEGKENGSYESDSGNRRGRRTEKSLRSPYEAGFAVTNIDPNKDYTIPRPQTTNYMEPYEDY, from the exons ATGGCTTTTTTACCAGACAAGCACAAATCCCTTTCCCCCATCcttcccctccttctcctcttctatGTCCCTCTCACATGTCTAAGCCAGTCAACCAACAGCAGCTCAATCAATGCCACAACCAACCCGCCAATCACAACCTCAGGTGGTCCTTTCCTTAAGGGAGTGCCAGGCTGCGGCACAGAACTGGACCCCATCTACAGGTACCTGTGTGACCGCCGGGCAGCGTGGGGTATTGTTGTGGAGACCCTGGCCACTTCAGGCTTCCTGTTCAGCATTGTTCTCCTCATAGCCCTGCTGTTCTGGTCCCTGTGTATCTGTATTTCATCGAGGAACCAGCGCAGCAGCATCGGAGGCACCGTGGCCTGCATGTCCATGTACTTGTTGGCCACCGCTGGGATCTTTGCCATCAGCTTCTCCTTCATCATCCGCCTCACCCCTCAGACCTGCCCCACCAGGCTCTTCCTCTTCAGCGTGCTCTTCTCCCTGGCTTTCTCCTGCCTGCTGGCCCGCTGCCTCGCTCTGCTGGgctttgcagcggcccggggcTGGGGGCAGCCCGCCATGGCGCTGGGGCTCTCCACCGTACAGGTTATCATCTCTACCCAGTGGCTGATCGTAGTGTTGGTCCGGGACGAGAAACCTTGCGAGTACAGCCAGGAGGAATATGTCATGATGCAGATCTACGTGCTGTGCCTCCTGGCTATCGGCCTGATCCTCGCCCTGCACTATCTGCACCGCTCCTGCTCCACATACAGCTACAGCTACACGGGGGCCATCCGCCAGCAGAGCCAAACACAAGCCACGCTGCTCTTCCTCACACTTTTGCTTTCCGTCTGCATCTGGGTGGTGTGGATCACCATGCTCATCAGGGGGAACCCGGAGTTGGGCCGCCGGCCGCAGTGGGATGACCCAGTGCTTAGCATCGCCTTGGTGGCAAACGGCTGGGTGTTACTGATGGGGCACGGGTTGGCCCAGATGGCCTTCTTCTGCAGGGGGGAGGCCAGGTCCAAGGATATCCCTCTGAGCTTTGTAGGCTGGACCAGCCCCAGCGCTGATATACCAGGACTGGCCAGCCCGaaggaagggaaagaaaacGGAAGCTATGAGAGTGATAGTGGGAACAGGAGAG GCAGGAGGACGGAGAAATCGCTGCGATCACCCTACGAGGCGGGATTTGCCGTGACA aaCATCGACCCTAACAAAGATTACACCATTCCTCGCCCGCAGACCACCAACTACATGGAACCCTACGAGGATTACTGA